GCTATGCGAGTGCCAACTGTAATGGAATTCGGGGGAGGAGTCAAGCGCCGAGGGCTCGAAAGATGCGATCGAAAGTGCTCGTTGCTGAGTTCAGATCGCGCCCGTATATTCGGACACATCCCGCCCGCGGGACGGAGATGGGCAACACGGACGTACCCTGAACGTTCGTGGACATTCTTCCGACCCGGGACGGTTCGGGTGAGTCATGAGGGAGGTCTCGAAGCTCGATCTTCCCGACAGGGAAGGGGTCGAACGGAGAATCCGCGAGGCTGTCCGCAATCTGGATCCCGAGCTCCGGATGGATGAGCTGGAGCTGACGCATCTCACCGACATCGTCACGAATCACGCGCTGCTCCTGAACGACCTGTACAGCGGCCGCCGGCTCGACCAGATCATGGGGCAGGAGCCGAGCGCCGTCTTCCACTCGATCTCGGAGCTGTCGCGCCGCGATGACGAGATCCCGGCCGACGCGATCCACCAGATCCGCAGCATCCCCGACGACGTCCGCGTCGTCGGCGACAAGTGCCTCTACGACGTCGGCCTCTTCGGCCGCCAGGACTACCAGGGGCTCGACCTCCGGCAGCTCGGCGTGAGGTGCTACCACCTCGCGTCGGATCTCCTCCAGCACCTCGCCGACGACCGCCGCCTCCGCGACTACTTCCGGCAGAACCGGATGGGGCCCATGCCGATCGAGGAGGAGGTCGTCTTCCTGAAGCAGTGCGCCTCGCGTTTCGGAGTCTACGCGAACCTCCTCCGGGGCCTGAAGATCTTCGAGCCCATCGGATCGTCGAGCACGAGCGGCTCCGTGAGCGCCCCCGCCGTGACGCGAACGGCCCCCGCGCCTCCGCTGTCGCCGCCGCTCGACCCCGATGCGCTCATCGACGAGGTCGTGCCTCCGCGCGAGACGCGCGGCGGTTCGAAGGCGCCCCTCGCGGAGCGCGCCGACCCTCGATCGCCGCAGGTCCTCGGGGCGGAGGCCCTTCCGAGGCGGGACCTCCTGTCCCTCTACGAGCGCCTCGTCCTCTTCTCGAACCTCGACGTGCCGGCCCTTCGCGCCGAGCTGAACCGCGTGGTCGTCGATCAGCCCGACGCGGTCTCGGCGCTGTGCGACGAGCTCTCGCTGTACGCGACGGGGACGCAGAACCTGAACCGCCCCGCGTCGTTCTTCCTGGTCGGGCCGACGGGAGTCGGGAAGAACCACCTCGCCGAGTGCCTGGTGCGGGCTCTCCAGGGGAGATGGGGGATCGAGGTCCCGTTCCTCCTCCTCGAGGGGCCGCAGTACACGTACCCCTCCGACATCAACGAGCTGAAGGGGGCGGCCCGCGGCTTCATCCGCAGCGACGAGGAGGGGATCCTCACCGAGTTCTACGAGCGGGCCTCCGGGGCGCCGCTCTCCGTCATCCTGATCGACGAAGTCGAGAAGTCGCACCCGCAGCTCCGGAAGTTCTTCCTCGGGCTGATGGATCGCGGCACGACGATGGACAACCACGGCGACACGCTCCACTTCGTCAACACGCTCTTCATCTATACGTCGAACATCGGCTACTCGCGCCTCCAGACCTCGACGCAGCCGATAGGGTTCGGCGACGCGGCCGCCGCGGACGAGTTCAAGCACCGCGAGGTCGTGCAGGATCTCAAGAAGGTGCTCAGCCCGGAGTTCGTGAACCGGGTCAGCGTCATCCGTTTCCGCCCGCTCTCGAGGGCGTCGGTCGAGCGCATCTTCGACCTCGAGTTCGAGAAGATCGCCAACCGGTACCGGGAGATGCAGGGGATCGCCCTCGGCCTGACCCCCGCGGCGCGGGAGGAGATGATCCGCCAGGGGTACAGCCCCGAGTACGGCGCGCGGCCGCTGGCGCGCCTCATCAACTCGGTGTGCAACATCGAGGTCAGCAAGCGCCTCAAGCGCGACGAGAGCCGCGACATCCGCGAGACGGCCGAGCTCCTCGGCTGGCTGCGAGAGGCGCGCGAGGGAAAGAGGGCGCTCGACCCGGTGACGCTCGCCCGCGTCCTCGAGCAGGCGCGCGTCCACGTGAGCTACTCGACGCTCGCCATCGACTGGGACGGCGCCGCGTTCAGCTACACGCCGACCGGGAGGCCCCACTGACGGCCGGCACTCCCGCGCCGCCGCTCATCCTCACTCTCCGCGCGCTCATCGAGCGCACGTACGATCTCGACACGGGCCTTCCGGACATCGCCCCGTTCATCATCGGCGACGAGGGGTACGCGCGCTTCTACGAGGGGCGCGAGGTGGCGCAGAAGATCGGCGCGTGGGGCGGCGCCCAGGAGGAGCGGACGGCGCGCACCCTTGTCCGCGAGGAGGCGGGCGGCGTCCGCGTGGCGCTCTACTACCCCGATCGGCTGATCCGGAATCTCGAGCGGCGGGATCCGTCGCGCCACCTCGGCGACGAGAACGTGGACGACTTCGCGACGCTGGTGGAGGAGCTCGACCATTTCCTCACCATCGCCGACCGGCACCGCGCTCGCGGGGCGATGTCGCTCCTCGAGCTCGAGCTGCACGCGAACGTGACGAAGGCGCTCACCCTCGAGATCTTCGTCGCGCGGCTCCGCGGCGTGAGCCGGCTCGCGGCGTCCGACCGCGCGTGGGTGCGGCACCATCTCTTCGACAAGAACGAGTACGACGACGACGATCGCGAGGTCCGCGGGCGCTACCGCGACGCGGCGGCCCTCGCGGTGAGGTACCTCGACCACGTCCGCGCCCTTCCCGCCGCCGCGCGGCCCCGGGAATTGAGGCTCTTCCACCGCCTCACGCATCAGCAGAAGCTCGAGCGCATCCACCGCGCCTGACGGGCCGTCAGGCGGCGGGCGACACCTCCTCCGGAGGCTTCAGGCGGCGGAAGGCCGCGTAGAGCAGGATGTCGTAGCCGATCTTGAGCCCGGCGCCGGCGAAGAGCGGCATCGCGAGCGACACCCCCGACATGAAGAGCCCCGCGAACGAGGGGGCCACCGCCCACGCCCCCATCCTCACCAGGTTCGTGACGCCGGAGGCGAACGTCCTCTCCTCGGGGCGGACCATGGCCATCACGTACGACTGGCGCGTCGGGACGTCCATTTCGACGAGCCCCTCCCGGAGCAGGAAGAGCACGGCCGCGATCGGAAACGACGGAGCCCACGCCACGGTGAGCAGGAGGAGGCTCGACGGGATGTGCGTGAAAACCATCGTGTTGACGAGGCCGATCCGCTTCGCGAGCCAGGCCGCGGCCAGATGAGAGCCTGCGTTCGCGACCCGCGCGCCGAAGAAGAGGAGCCCGATCTCGGCGACGCCGACTCCGAAGCGCTCGTAGAAGAAGAAGGAGAGGAGCGCGGCCGTGAGAAAGCCCCCGCCGAGGCTGTCGAGGGCGAAGAGGGAGGAGATGCGGACGAGCACGCGGCGGCTCTCGGGGGCGAGGCGGACCGGGCGACGATCCCCCGCGGCCTCGATCGCCGGCGAGAGCCCGGTGTAGAGGATGGCCGTGGCGAACAGGATCGCCGCGTAGAGGCCGATCGCGATCCGGAACGACGCCGGTTCGGAGGCGACGCCGGATCGGGCGAGCCAGGCCGGCGTCGAGGCCGCGAGGCCGCCGAGGGCGTGGCCGATGTCCTGGAGCACGTTGTACCACGCGAAGGCGCGCGTTCTTTCGGCGTCCGCGGCCGTGGCCGGGAGAATCGCCTGATCGATCACGAGCGCGGCGCCGCGATCGCGCCCCATCCCGTTGAGCATGCCGAGGAACGCGGCCGCGCCGAGCAGGCTCGGGTCCTCGCCCAGCGCGAAGAGCGCGCCGCCCGCCGCGCCCAGGAGCGAGAGGGCGATGAGCATCCGCCGCCGGCCGAGGCGATCGGCCGCGACGGCGGCGACGAGGGCGGCGACCGCGCCGGCCGCGAGGCCCGCGCCGACGATGCCGCCGATGGCGGCGGGGGTGAGGCCGACTCGCGCGAGGTGGACGCCGGCGAGGACGCCGATCATTCCGGTGGCGAGCGCGCGCAGGAAGGCGACGGTGTAGAGGATCGCGCGGTCGTTCACCGCTGCCGGCGGCCTACGGGTCGCGCAGGGCGGCGAAGTCGGATTTCACGAACAGCGGCTGGTACGAGGCGAGGGGGACGCGCTTCCGAATCGCCTCGCCTCCACCCTCCTCGCGATCGACGAGCGGCATGACCGCGACGACCTTCAGCCCGGCCTCCTCCGCCGAGGCGATCGCGTCGAGCGTGGAGCCGCCGGTCGTGACGACGTCCTCGACGATCACCACCTTCGTGCCCCGGGCGGGAGGGTTCTCGATCTTCTTCTGGGTTCCGTGCGTCTTGACCTCGCGCCGGACCATGAACCCCGCGATGGGCGTCCCGCGGAGCGCGCTGAGCTGGACGACGGCGGCGGTGATCGGCACCGCGCCCACGATGGCCCCGCCGATGGCGCCAGGCTTCTCGGGGAGGTTTCCGATCCTTTCGAGCACGATCTCCGCGACCAACGGAAGGCTTCGCGGGTCCAACACCGCGACACGGCAATCGAGGTAGTAGTTCGAGATCTTCCCGGACGCCAGGGTGATCCCCTCCGGACGGTGGAGGAGGCACTTCTCCTCGATGAAATGCCGAAGTTTCTCGCGCGGGGTGGTCATGGGGCCTCGTTTCGTGAGGCTATCCCGCCGCATCGGCCGCCGTCAAACGAGGGCCGCAAGAGGCTCTTCGGTCTATACTTGGCTCAAAGCGCGGCCAGGGCAGGCCGGGGAAGGGTGAGGGGGATGCAGCGTTCGTGCGCCCGGAAACGGGCGCGGCGTCTGTCTTCCAGCATATTTGTGGTCGCCGGGGCGATCCTGGCCCTGTCGATCGCGTGGGCCTCGATGTCCAGCGCGTCGGCCGCGGGCGCCGGACGGGCTGGAGCCGGCGCGATCTACGGGCCTCACGCCGCCGGCACCGTCATCGTCAAGCTGAAGTCGCGGGCGACGCCGGGCGATCACGAGAGCCTCCGCGCGGAGCTCGGCGCCACGCGCCGTCACACCTTCCGCAGCGGCGCGGAGCACTGGAAGCTCCCCCCGGGCCTCTCCACCGAGGAGGCGATCGCGCGCCTGCGGCGGAACCCGAAGGTCGAGTACGCCGAGCCGGACTACGTCGTCCAGACGGCGATCGCGCCGAACGATCCGGGCTACCCGCAGCTCTACGGCCTTCACAACGCCGGCCAGACCGGAGGCAAGCCCGGCGCCGACATCCACGCCGAGCAGGCGTGGGACCTCACCACCGGCTCACGCGGCGCCCTCGTCGCGGTGATCGACACCGGCATCGATCTCCACCATCCCGATCTCGAGGCCAACATCTGGACGAACCCCGGTGAGATTCCGGGGAACGGCATCGACGACGACGGGAACGGGCTCATTGACGACGTGCACGGCTGGGACTTCGCGAACGACGACAACGATCCGTCCGACGACAACGGCCACGGGACGCACGTGTCGGGGACAATCGGCGCGATCGGCGACAACGGCGTCGGCGTCGTGGGGGTGTGCTGGCAGGTCAGCATCGTTCCCTTGAAATTCCTCGACGCCTCGGGGAGCGGGTTCACCTCGAACGCCATCCGGGCGATCGACTACGCCACGAGCCTCCACGTCCGCGTGATGAGCAACTCCTGGAGCGGCTCCCAGTTCACGAGCGCGCTGCTCGAGGCCATCCAGTCGGCGGCCGCGGCCGACATCCTCTTCGTCGCCGCCGCGGGAAACAACGGCACCAACGACGACGCGATCCCGGCGTATCCGGCCGCCTACGACGCGCCGAACATCATCGCCGTCGCCGCGACCGACGACAACGACGAGAAGGCCTCCTTCACGAACTACGGCCCCACGACCGTCGACATCGCCGCGCCGGGGGTGGACATCCTCAGCACCGTCCCGGGCGGGTACGGCTTCAAGAGCGGGACGTCGATGGCGACCCCGATGGTGTCCGGGGCGGCGGCGCTTCTCTTCGGAGCGGCCCCGTCCCTTTCGGCCCTCGCCGCGCGCGACCTCCTCCTGGTGAAGGCCGATCCCCTTCCCAGCCTCACCGGCTTCATCGCGACGGGAGCGCGCCTGAACGCCTTCGCGCCCCTCCTCGGGCAGGACACCACCCCCCCCGGGGCCATCGCGGATCTGGCGGCGACCGGCGCCACGAGCGGCTCGATCTTCCTCTCCTTCACCGCGACCGGCGACGACGGATCGTCGGGGACGGCGGCCTCGTACGACGTGCGCTTCGCGACGTCGCCGATCGACGCGTCGAGCTTCGACGCCGCGACCAGAGCGACGGGCGCTCCCAGGCCGGGACCGGCCGGGTCGCCCCAGGCGATGGAGGTGACCGGTCTCCTCGCCGGGACGACGTATTATCTGGCGCTCGAAGCGATCGACGAGTTCGGGAACCGCGGCCCGGTGAGCAACGCGGCGTCGGCCACGACCCTCCCGCCGCCGACGATCGCGACCTCACCTGCGTCGTTCACCGAGTCGCTTCCCACGGGAGCATCGGTGACGCGGCCCCTCACGATCCGCAACGCCGGGCTCGGGACGCTCGACTGGCGCATCCCCGTCCCGGAGCTCGCGCTCCCTGCGAGCGCGAACGCCGCGGGAGATGCCACGGCGGCCGGCGCCGGAGGCCCCGATCCGTTCGGCTACCGGTACGTCGACAGCGATGAGCCCGGCGAGCCCCCCTTCGCGTGGTCCGATCTGGCGTCGACCGGCACGCCGATCGCCGGGATGACGGGCGACACCCAGTTCTCGTCGCCCATCGCCCTCGGCTTCAAGTTCCCCTTCTACGGCGGCCTCTTCGACACGGTGCGCGTCGCGACGGACGGGTACCTCACCTTCACGAGCACTCTCGCCTCCGGCCAGAACGTCTCGCTCCCGAGCGCCAACGCGCCCGCGAACCTCGTCGCCCCGTTCTGGGCTGACCTCGACTTCAAGGGGACGGGCCGCGCCGTCTACGTCGCCGACGGCAGCTCGTTCACCGTGCAGTACACGGCGACGCCCCGCTTCAGCGGCGGAGGCGTGTACACGTTCCAGGTCACGCTGAGGGACACCGGGGAGATCTCCTTCCGCTATCTCGCGATGACGGGGCCGACCAACATCGCGACG
This genomic interval from Acidobacteriota bacterium contains the following:
- a CDS encoding ATP-dependent Clp protease ATP-binding subunit, whose product is MREVSKLDLPDREGVERRIREAVRNLDPELRMDELELTHLTDIVTNHALLLNDLYSGRRLDQIMGQEPSAVFHSISELSRRDDEIPADAIHQIRSIPDDVRVVGDKCLYDVGLFGRQDYQGLDLRQLGVRCYHLASDLLQHLADDRRLRDYFRQNRMGPMPIEEEVVFLKQCASRFGVYANLLRGLKIFEPIGSSSTSGSVSAPAVTRTAPAPPLSPPLDPDALIDEVVPPRETRGGSKAPLAERADPRSPQVLGAEALPRRDLLSLYERLVLFSNLDVPALRAELNRVVVDQPDAVSALCDELSLYATGTQNLNRPASFFLVGPTGVGKNHLAECLVRALQGRWGIEVPFLLLEGPQYTYPSDINELKGAARGFIRSDEEGILTEFYERASGAPLSVILIDEVEKSHPQLRKFFLGLMDRGTTMDNHGDTLHFVNTLFIYTSNIGYSRLQTSTQPIGFGDAAAADEFKHREVVQDLKKVLSPEFVNRVSVIRFRPLSRASVERIFDLEFEKIANRYREMQGIALGLTPAAREEMIRQGYSPEYGARPLARLINSVCNIEVSKRLKRDESRDIRETAELLGWLREAREGKRALDPVTLARVLEQARVHVSYSTLAIDWDGAAFSYTPTGRPH
- a CDS encoding MFS transporter, producing MNDRAILYTVAFLRALATGMIGVLAGVHLARVGLTPAAIGGIVGAGLAAGAVAALVAAVAADRLGRRRMLIALSLLGAAGGALFALGEDPSLLGAAAFLGMLNGMGRDRGAALVIDQAILPATAADAERTRAFAWYNVLQDIGHALGGLAASTPAWLARSGVASEPASFRIAIGLYAAILFATAILYTGLSPAIEAAGDRRPVRLAPESRRVLVRISSLFALDSLGGGFLTAALLSFFFYERFGVGVAEIGLLFFGARVANAGSHLAAAWLAKRIGLVNTMVFTHIPSSLLLLTVAWAPSFPIAAVLFLLREGLVEMDVPTRQSYVMAMVRPEERTFASGVTNLVRMGAWAVAPSFAGLFMSGVSLAMPLFAGAGLKIGYDILLYAAFRRLKPPEEVSPAA
- the pyrE gene encoding orotate phosphoribosyltransferase, whose translation is MTTPREKLRHFIEEKCLLHRPEGITLASGKISNYYLDCRVAVLDPRSLPLVAEIVLERIGNLPEKPGAIGGAIVGAVPITAAVVQLSALRGTPIAGFMVRREVKTHGTQKKIENPPARGTKVVIVEDVVTTGGSTLDAIASAEEAGLKVVAVMPLVDREEGGGEAIRKRVPLASYQPLFVKSDFAALRDP